A region of Micropterus dolomieu isolate WLL.071019.BEF.003 ecotype Adirondacks linkage group LG01, ASM2129224v1, whole genome shotgun sequence DNA encodes the following proteins:
- the LOC123970628 gene encoding zinc finger protein 436-like has protein sequence KQFSCKTCLKDFKTSSALIRHIRTHTGEKPYSCKTCGKDFRTSDHLQHHTRTHTGEKPYSCNTCRKSFSQRSNMIAHLRTHTGEKPYSCEICAKDFRTSEHLHVHKRSHTGEKPYLCKICGKRFRDTKTFISHTRTHTGEKPYSCKTCRKSFSQRSNMIAHVRTHTGEKPYSCETCGKDFRISNHLQLHIRTHTGEKPYACETCGKAFRTSNHLELHIRTHTGEKPYACETCGKAFRTSNQLQLHVRTHTGEKPYSCEKCGKAFRASRQLKTHITREHKGEKL, from the coding sequence aagcaattttcttgcaaaacatgtttaaaagaCTTCAAAACTAGCAGTGCATTGATACGCCATataagaacccacacaggtgagaaaccatattcttgcaaaacatgtgggaaagaCTTCAGAACCAGCGATCACTTGCAACACCATAcaagaacccacacaggtgagaagccgtattctTGCAATACATGCAGAAAATCTTTTAGCCAAAGGAGTAACATGATAGCCCATttgagaacccacacaggtgagaagccgtattctTGTGAAATATGTGCTAAAGACTTCAGAACCAGCGAACACTTGCATGTTCATAAAAGatcccacacaggtgagaagccgtacctTTGCAAAATCTGTGGGAAAAGATTCCGTGACACTAAAACATTTATAAGTCATACGAGAACCCACACGGGTGAAAAGCCGtattcttgcaaaacatgtAGAAAATCTTTTAGCCAAAGGAGTAACATGATAGCTCATgtgagaacccacacaggtgaaaaGCCGTATTCTTGTGAAACATGTGGGAAAGACTTCAGAATCAGCAATCACTTGCAACTTCATATAAGAacccacacaggagagaagccGTATGCTTGTGAAACATGTGGGAAAGCCTTCAGAACCAGCAATCACTTGGAACTCCATataagaacccacacaggtgagaagccatatgcttgtgaaacatgtgggaaagctttcagaACCAGCAATCAGTTGCAACTCCATGtaagaacccacacaggtgagaaaccATATTCTTGTGAAAAATGTGGGAAGGCTTTCAGAGCAAGTCGTCAATTGAAAACCCACATAACAAGAGAACACAAAGGTGAGAAGCTGTAG